A single region of the Rathayibacter rathayi genome encodes:
- a CDS encoding ABC transporter ATP-binding protein: MADAPVVIECRGLGIRFRRNRRGRRSFKDLFAGRSRRSRPGEFWALRGLDLQVRAGEAIGVVARNGQGKSTLLKLVAGVVLPDEGAVQVRGGVAPLIEITGGFVADLSVRENVYLTAGLHGMSKREVDARFDSIIEFAEIGDFLDTPYKHLSSGMKVRIAFSVVSRLEEPIILVDEVLAVGDKAFREKCYARIEELLASGRTLFFVSHNERDLRRFCSRGLYLDKGRLVLDAPMEEVLARYAEDYAPTPRSSAAPAEDPPVRGTVSDD, translated from the coding sequence ATGGCCGACGCTCCTGTGGTGATCGAGTGCCGTGGGCTCGGAATTCGCTTCCGCCGCAACCGGCGGGGCCGACGCTCCTTCAAGGACCTCTTCGCCGGGCGCTCGCGCCGCTCTCGGCCGGGCGAGTTCTGGGCGTTGCGCGGCCTCGACCTGCAGGTGCGCGCGGGCGAGGCGATCGGCGTGGTGGCCCGGAACGGGCAGGGCAAGTCGACGCTGCTCAAGCTGGTCGCCGGAGTGGTGCTGCCGGACGAGGGCGCGGTGCAGGTGCGCGGCGGCGTCGCTCCGCTCATCGAGATCACCGGCGGGTTCGTCGCCGATCTCAGCGTCCGCGAGAACGTCTACCTGACCGCGGGGCTGCACGGGATGTCCAAGCGCGAGGTCGACGCCCGCTTCGACTCGATCATCGAGTTCGCCGAGATCGGCGACTTCCTCGACACCCCCTACAAGCACCTCTCCAGCGGGATGAAGGTGCGCATCGCGTTCTCGGTCGTCTCCCGGCTCGAGGAGCCGATCATCCTCGTCGACGAGGTGCTCGCGGTCGGCGACAAGGCTTTCCGCGAGAAGTGTTACGCGCGGATCGAGGAGTTACTCGCCTCCGGCCGCACCCTCTTCTTTGTCTCGCACAACGAGCGCGACCTGCGCCGCTTCTGCAGCCGCGGCCTCTACCTCGACAAGGGCCGCCTGGTGCTGGACGCACCGATGGAGGAGGTGCTCGCACGTTACGCTGAGGACTACGCGCCGACACCGCGGAGCAGCGCGGCGCCGGCCGAGGACCCACCCGTTCGGGGCACCGTCTCCGACGACTGA